From Saccharomyces paradoxus chromosome IX, complete sequence, one genomic window encodes:
- the TPM2 gene encoding tropomyosin TPM2 (Minor isoform of tropomyosin~similar to YIL138C): MEKIKEKLNSLKLESESWQEKYEELREQLKELEQSNTEKENEIKSLSTKNEQLDNEVEKLESQLADTKQLAEDSNNLRSNNENYTKKNQDLEQQLEDSEAKLKEAMDKLKEADLNSEQMGRKIIALEEERDEWEKKCEEFQSKYEEAQKELDEIANSLENL; this comes from the coding sequence ATGGAGAAGAtcaaggaaaaattgaacagCTTGAAATTAGAATCTGAATCAtggcaagaaaaatatgaagagCTGAGAGAACAGCTTAAGGAATTAGAGCAATCTAAcactgaaaaagaaaacgagATCAAATCTTTGTCGACTAAAAACGAACAACTCGACAATGAAGTGGAGAAGTTAGAAAGCCAATTGGCTGATACAAAGCAATTGGCTGAAGACTCCAATAATTTAAGATCCAATAACGAGAACTACACCAAGAAGAACCAGGATCTAGAGCAACAGCTAGAGGATAGCGAAGCCAAACTGAAGGAAGCAATGgataaattgaaagaagCAGATTTGAACTCCGAGCAAATGGGTAGAAAAATCATTGCTTTGGAGGAAGAAAGGGACGAAtgggaaaagaaatgtgAAGAATTTCAAAGCAAATATGAAGAAGCTCAAAAGGAACTGGACGAAATTGCTAATTCATTGGAAAATTTATGA
- the VHS2 gene encoding Vhs2p (Regulator of septin dynamics~similar to YIL135C), with amino-acid sequence MDISNNSQDHGTHEAAQTENDNTYMPPSPSMSESSMIFERNVEDPSYLYKTVSNNAANSLSRQSSRTSLFNHNNSSNRNFHNLSQRSSAVNLHLQPSRTNESIASYQTYNPDFVVQTPLDHRRTLENFVPPALDAGCSIVTDDTTGLDDVDMVYSRRPSTIGLDRALGRTRSLSSQSFDNETSPAHPRSPNDHGSRLLRFYSYADMLSDDNSNNVSNTTSTPSTANPLRRPPMQGHYSFSSSLLNSPSHLPSPPSASASPPQHMNFTNPFIISRRYSNTTINNANGTSAGNSTGAALSRSPSNQQYLLKQQRSPSGNARSRRNSNRPGSVANIMIGKPKSKFHIESSGSEGFSSEEEDNTMVERDKLNLKQKLQSQLAQPPSIANMINDNHHNTNKHKNNINNNDKNSPTFSNSNPGSKSNSNSTITSMNPDGTK; translated from the coding sequence ATGGACATCAGCAACAATAGCCAAGATCACGGCACCCACGAGGCGGCACAGACGGAGAACGACAATACTTATATGCCACCTTCCCCCTCCATGAGCGAGAGCTCTatgatttttgaaagaaacgTAGAGGATCCATCATATCTTTATAAAACGGTGTCGAATAATGCTGCGAACTCTCTCTCCAGGCAGAGCAGCAGGACCAGCTTGTTCAATCATAATAATTCTAGTAATAGGAACTTCCATAACTTAAGCCAGAGATCGTCTGCAGTGAATCTACATTTGCAACCTTCTAGGACGAATGAGTCGATAGCATCGTACCAGACATACAATCCTGATTTTGTTGTACAGACTCCGCTGGATCACCGTCGTACCTTAGAGAATTTCGTCCCTCCTGCATTAGACGCTGGTTGTTCTATTGTGACCGACGACACGACTGGACTCGATGATGTAGATATGGTGTATTCAAGAAGGCCATCTACCATCGGCCTGGATAGAGCCCTAGGTAGGACAAGGAGTCTTTCCTCACAATCTTTTGATAACGAAACGTCGCCTGCGCATCCGAGATCTCCTAATGACCACGGTTCAAGACTATTAAGATTTTATTCCTACGCTGATATGTTATCCGATgacaacagcaacaacgTTAGTAATACGACATCAACACCATCCACTGCGAACCCCTTGAGAAGACCCCCTATGCAAGGTCACTACTCGTTTTCGTCGTCACTTTTGAACTCCCCTTCTCATCTGCCTTCCCCTCCATCAGCTTCGGCATCGCCACCTCAACATATGAATTTCACTAACCCTTTCATCATATCTAGACGTTACTCTAACACAACGATTAACAACGCCAATGGAACCAGCGCGGGAAACAGTACAGGGGCTGCACTATCCAGGTCGCCATCAAATCAACAGTACTTGCTTAAACAACAAAGGTCACCCTCTGGGAACGCCCgttcaagaagaaacagCAACAGGCCGGGAAGTGTTGCCAACATTATGATCGGGAAACCTAAATCCAAGTTCCATATTGAGTCCAGTGGTAGTGAAGGGTTTTCGTCCGAAGAGGAGGACAATACTATGGTTGAAAGAGATAAACTCAACCTAAAGCAAAAATTGCAGTCGCAATTGGCACAACCACCATCGATTGCCAACATGATTAATGATAATCACCATAATACTAATAAACACaagaataatattaataataacgaCAAAAATAGTCCTACGTTTTCAAACTCAAATCCAggttcaaaatcaaattcaaaCTCCACAATAACCTCTATGAACCCAGACGGAaccaaataa
- the REV7 gene encoding Rev7p (Accessory subunit of DNA polymerase zeta~similar to YIL139C): MNKWVEKWLKVYLKCYINLILFYRNVYPPQSFDFTTYQSFNLPQYVPINRHPALIDYIEELILDVLSKLTHIYRFSICIINKQNDLCIEKYVLDFGELQHVDKDDQIITETEVFDEFRSSLNSLILHLEKLPKINDDTITFEAVINAIELELGHKLDRNRRVDSLEEKTEVERDSNWVKCQEDANLPEDSGFQSPKIKLTSLVGSDVGPLIIHQFSEKLVSGGDDKILDGVYSQYEEGESIFGSLL, translated from the coding sequence ATGAATAAATGGGTAGAGAAGTGGTTAAAGGTATACTTAAAATGCTACATCAATTTAATTCTATTCTATAGAAATGTATACCCACCTCAGTCGTTCGACTTCACCACTTACCAGTCATTCAACTTGCCGCAGTATGTTCCTATTAACAGACATCCTGCCTTAATTGACTATATAGAGGAACTTATACTGGATGTTCTTTCTAAACTAACGCATATTTACAGATTTTCTATCTGCATCATTAATAAGCAGAACGATTTGTGCATTGAAAAGTATGTTTTAGATTTTGGTGAGCTGCAACATGTGGATAAAGATGACCAGATCATTACGGAAACTGAAGTGTTCGATGAATTTCGGTCTTCCTTAAATAGTTTGATTTTGCATTTAGAGAAGTTACCTAAAATCAACGATGACACAATAACATTTGAGGCAGTTATTAATGCGATAGAACTGGAACTAGGACATAAGTTGGACAGAAACAGGAGGGTCGATagtttggaagaaaaaacagaagTTGAAAGAGATTCAAACTGGGTCAAGTGTCAAGAGGATGCAAACTTACCAGAAGACAGTGGTTTTCAATCTCCTAAAATAAAACTGACCTCTTTAGTCGGTTCCGACGTGGGGCCTTTGATTATTCATCAATTCAGTGAAAAATTAGTCAGCGGCGGTGATGACAAAATCTTGGATGGAGTGTATTCGCAATACGAAGAGGGCGAGAGCATTTTTGGATCTCTGTTGTAA
- the TMA108 gene encoding Tma108p (Ribosome-associated protein that is involved in ribosome biogenesis~similar to YIL137C) has product MSDKLLSLENPVVPSHYELCLDIDPKQSSPNFKGSAKIHLKFNSNSTTLASSNDSLTQFKLHSKDLIVLSAHATMGATNFDLKVSQDVEKHWSIFHSESPIQLSNECPLVLSVQYVGKIRNIKTHHDKTFGIFETNFMDHKTGSANNHVVATHCQPFSASNIFPCVDEPSNKSTFQLNIAMDSQYKAVSNTPVESIEALDNAQKHLVKFAKTPLMTTSVFGFAMGDLEFLKTEVKLKGDRTISVSIYAPWDIANATFTLDTVQKYLPLLESYFNCSYPLQKLDFVLLPYLSDMAMENFGMITIQLNHLLIPPNALANESVREQAQQLIVHELVHQWMGNYISFDSWESLWFNESFATWLACYILEQNGDLSHYWTSDPYLLQQVEPTMCRDASDINGKSIFQIVQRNTGIDSQTSDIFDPEAYTKGIIMLRSLQLATGESHLQKGLQSVFEDTQTFHERSVKPMDIWNHIGITLKSQNITNFVSSWTRTPGLPVVKVELEEKDGKTQTKLTQHRFINQLSSEEKVQLEDVPYQVPLFGVLLDGKADTNNVLLTDRTLKLDYPILVLNHLAQGYYRVSYESEECYAKINDKLTEGTLSEIDLWKIFLDLSQFIGDEDFQNPIHVLGLCKILSHIASSSSKIASKYWAPLSKGLEVLQTIDRASLTSSKLLSFLKKKIVIPLFNKIDWPHGEFDKSANPHELKVMSQVLFMNKNSGKCAELCQIYFKHLLQGPRSSVPLELVNSILVVVSQHCSNIKQWKKIFDLVKRSSCAGIMNHVNNLYNQNSDETATLIQNGAIESLGFCLDSDIVKKILNFITSNIESDGMELALFGFNYNFKKRLNKNEKPQDQIVRDTIWKWYVDNFDQWARKATRKGTTTGDHLHKALRSISLIIFQMFVADEPQKIEKFINLEKEKLGQNLLSLDDIWASVQQDEVSRKTIRRDFTSLV; this is encoded by the coding sequence ATGTCTGATAAGCTGCTATCTTTGGAGAACCCCGTGGTACCTAGTCACTATGAATTGTGCCTAGACATTGACCCTAAGCAGTCGTCACCCAATTTCAAAGGTTCCGCTAAAATCCACTTGAAATTCAATTCGAACTCCACCACTTTAGCTTCTAGCAACGATAGTCTTACCCAGTTCAAGTTACATTCCAAGGACTTGATCGTCTTATCTGCACATGCTACCATGGGGGCTACTAATTTTGATCTAAAGGTTTCTCAAGATGTTGAAAAGCACTGGTCCATTTTCCATTCTGAATCCCCCATTCAATTGTCCAACGAATGCCCTTTGGTTCTGTCCGTGCAATATGTGGGTAAAATCCGTAACATAAAGACACATCACGATAAGACTTTTGGTATTTTCGAAACGAATTTTATGGATCACAAAACGGGCAGTGCCAATAACCATGTGGTTGCTACACACTGCCAACCGTTTTCGGCTAGCAATATTTTTCCATGTGTCGACGAACCTTCAAACAAGTCcacttttcaattgaacatTGCAATGGACTCGCAGTATAAAGCCGTTTCTAACACTCCGGTCGAGAGTATCGAAGCCTTGGACAATGCTCAAAAACACTTGGTGAAATTTGCCAAGACACCTTTGATGACAACTTCCGTATTTGGTTTTGCTATGGGTGAtttggaatttttaaaaacaGAGGTCAAATTGAAGGGTGATAGAACTATATCCGTTTCCATTTATGCACCTTGGGATATTGCCAATGCAACTTTCACTTTAGATACCGTCCAGAAATATCTACCTTTGTTGGAATCTTATTTCAATTGTTCATACCCTTTGCAAAAGTTAGATTTCGTCCTACTGCCATATTTAAGCGACATGGCAATGGAGAACTTTGGCATGATCACCATTCAATTAAACCACCTACTCATACCACCAAATGCCCTGGCCAACGAATCCGTCAGAGAACAAGCGCAGCAACTCATTGTCCATGAATTGGTCCATCAATGGATGGGCAACTACATATCTTTTGACTCATGGGAGTCTCTTTGGTTTAATGAGTCTTTCGCCACTTGGTTAGCATGCTATATACTAGAACAAAATGGTGACTTATCCCATTATTGGACATCAGATCCTTATTTGCTACAGCAAGTGGAACCGACTATGTGCAGAGATGCGTCAGATATCAATGGCAAAAGCATATTCCAGATTGTACAACGAAACACTGGCATCGACTCCCAGACCTCTGATATCTTTGATCCTGAGGCATACACAAAGGGTATCATCATGCTGAGGTCCCTGCAATTAGCCACAGGCGAATCTCATTTACAAAAAGGTCTGCAAAGTGTATTTGAAGATACTCAAACTTTTCATGAAAGAAGTGTTAAGCCCATGGATATCTGGAATCATATCGGAATAACTTTGAAATCTCAAAATATTACGAACTTTGTTTCATCATGGACAAGAACCCCAGGCTTACCTGTCGTTAAGGTcgaattggaagaaaaagatggAAAAACGCAAACAAAATTGACTCAACATAGATTCATCAATCAATTGTCCAGTGAAGAAAAGGTCCAATTAGAAGATGTCCCGTATCAAGTACCCTTATTTGGTGTTCTGTTAGATGGTAAAGCGGACACTAATAATGTACTATTAACAGACAGAACCTTGAAATTGGATTATCCTATCTTAGTGCTTAACCATTTGGCCCAAGGTTATTACCGCGTTTCATACGAATCCGAAGAGTGCTATGCAAAGATTAATGATAAACTAACTGAGGGAACGTTATCTGAAATCGATCTTTGGAAGATTTTCTTGGACTTATCGCAATTTATTGGAGATGAAGATTTCCAGAATCCCATTCATGTGCTCGGTCTCTGTAAAATATTAAGCCATATtgcttcttcctcctcaaAGATTGCATCCAAATATTGGGCTCCTCTCTCCAAGGGATTGGAAGTCCTTCAAACGATCGACCGTGCAAGTTTGACAAGCTCTAAATTACTATCcttcttgaagaaaaaaattgtcatcCCCCTTTTCAATAAGATTGATTGGCCCCATGgtgaatttgataaaagTGCAAATCCTCACGAGTTGAAAGTTATGTCTCAAGTCTTGTTTATGAACAAAAACTCTGGAAAATGTGCTGAATTGTGCCAAATTTATTTCAAGCATCTATTACAAGGCCCACGTTCGAGTGTGCCGTTAGAATTAGTGAATTCAATCCTTGTTGTGGTATCTCAACATTGTTCAAATATCAAACagtggaagaaaatattcgATTTGGTTAAACGCAGTTCCTGTGCTGGTATCATGAACCATGTTAATAATTTGTATAACCAAAACAGTGACGAAACTGCCACATTGATTCAAAATGGTGCAATTGAATCTCTAGGGTTCTGTTTAGATTCCGACATCGtgaaaaagattttgaattttatcACTTCTAATATTGAATCTGACGGGATGGAACTGGCTTTATTCGGATTCAATTACAACTTTAAAAAGAGGCTGAACAAAAACGAGAAACCTCAAGATCAAATCGTTCGTGACACGATCTGGAAGTGGTATGTGGACAATTTTGACCAATGGGCACGGAAGGCCACAAGGAAAGGTACCACTACAGGGGACCATCTGCATAAGGCGTTAAGGAGTATTTCCctgataatttttcaaatgttTGTAGCAGACGAGCCACAAAAGATAGAAAAGTTCATCAACTTGGAGAAAGAGAAGCTGGGCCAAAACTTGTTATCTTTAGATGACATCTGGGCCTCTGTCCAACAAGATGAAGTGTCCAGAAAGACTATAAGAAGAGATTTTACCTCCTTGGTTTGA
- the RPL16A gene encoding 60S ribosomal protein uL13 (Ribosomal 60S subunit protein L16A~similar to YIL133C) gives MSVEPVVVIDGKGHLVGRLASVVAKQLLNGQKIVVVRAEELNISGEFFRNKLKYHDFLRKATAFNKTRGPFHFRAPSRIFYKALRGMVSHKTARGKAALERLKVFEGIPPPYDKKKRVVVPQALRVLRLKPGRKYTTLGKLSTSVGWKYEDVVAKLEAKRKVSSAEYYAKKRAFTKKVASANATAAESDVAKQLAALGY, from the exons ATGTCTGTTGAACCAGTTGTTGTAATTGATG GTAAGGGTCATTTAGTAGGTCGTTTAGCTTCCGTTGTTGCTAAGCAATTATTAAACGGTCAAAAAATCGTTGTTGTTAGAGCTGAAGAATTAAACATCTCTggtgaatttttcagaaacaAATTAAAGTACCATGATTTCTTGAGAAAGGCTACTGCTTTCAACAAGACCCGTGGTCCATTCCATTTCAGAGCCCCATCTAGAATCTTCTACAAAGCTCTTCGTGGTATGGTTTCTCACAAGACTGCTCGTGGTAAGGCCGCCTTGGAACGTTTAAAGGTCTTTGAAGGTATCCCACCTCCATATgataagaagaagagagtTGTTGTCCCACAAGCATTGAGAGTTTTGAGATTGAAGCCAGGTAGAAAGTACACCACCTTGGGTAAGTTGTCTACTTCCGTTGGTTGGAAATACGAAGATGTTGTTGCTAAATTGGAAGCAAAGAGAAAGGTTTCATCTGCTGAATACTATGCCAAGAAGAGAGCTTTCACCAAGAAGGTCGCCTCTGCTAACGCTACCGCTGCTGAATCTGATGTTGCTAAACAATTAGCTGCTTTGGGTTACtaa
- the AXL2 gene encoding Axl2p (Integral plasma membrane protein~similar to YIL140W) — protein MIQLQISLLLIATISLFHLVVATPYEAYPIGKQYPPVARVNESFTFQISNDTYKSSVDKTAQITYNCFDLPNWLSFDSSSRTFSGEPSSDLLSDANTTLYFNVVLEGTDSADSTSLNNTYQFVVTNRPSISLSSDFNLLALLKNYGYTNGKNALKLDPNEVFNVTFDRSMFTNEGSIVSYYGRSQLYNAPLPNWLFFDSSELKFTGTAPVINSAIAPETSYSFVIIATDIEGFSAVEVEFELVIGAHQLTTSIQNSLIINVTDTGNVSYDLPLNYVYLDDDPITSDKLGSINLLDAPDWVALDNATISGSVPGELLGENSNPANFSVSIYDTYGDVIYLNFEVVSTTNLFAISSLPNINATRGEWFTYYFLPSQFTDYVNTNVSLEFTNSSQNHDWLKFQSSNLTLAGDVPENFDKLSLGLKANQGSQSQELYFNIIGMDSKVTHSNHSANATSTRSSHRSTSTSSHTSSTHTATVSSTSTAATSTAATSSASAALPTANKTSSHSKKAVAIACGVAIPLGVIFVAIICFLIFWRRRKENPDDEKLPHGISGPDLNNPANNPNQENATPLNNPFDDDASSYDDTSIARRLAALNTLKLDNHSTSESDISSMDEKRDSSSGMNTYNDQFQSQSKEELLAKPPAQSPGSPFFDPQNRSSSVYMDSEPAVSKSWRYTGDLPPVSDSVRDSYGSQKTVDTENLFDLEAPQKQKRTSRDVTMSSLDPWNSNISPSPVRNSVTPSPHNVTKHRNPHLQNIQDSRCGTNGVTPTTMSTSSSDDFVPVKDGENFCWVHSMEPDRRPSKKRLVDFSNKSNVNVGQVKDIHGRIPEML, from the coding sequence ATGATACAGCTTCAGATTTCATTATTGCTGATAGCTACTATATCGCTATTCCATCTAGTAGTGGCCACACCCTATGAGGCATATCCTATCGGGAAACAATACCCCCCGGTGGCAAGAGTGAACGAATCGTTTACATTCCAAATTTCCAATGATACCTATAAATCGTCTGTGGACAAGACGGCTCAAATAACATACAATTGCTTCGACTTACCGAATTGGCTTTCGTTTGATTCTAGTTCTAGAACGTTCTCAGGTGAGCCTTCTTCCGACTTACTATCCGATGCGAACACCACGCTATATTTCAACGTAGTGCTTGAGGGTACGGACTCTGCGGACAGCACGTCTTTGAACAATACGTACCAATTTGTTGTTACAAACCGTCCATCTATCTCATTGTCGTCCGATTTCAACCTATTGGcgttgttgaaaaattacgGTTACACTAACGGCAAAAATGCTCTGAAACTAGATCCCAATGAAGTCTTCAACGTGACCTTTGACCGTTCAATGTTCACCAACGAAGGCTCCATTGTGTCGTACTATGGACGTTCTCAATTGTATAATGCTCCCTTACCCAATTGGCTGTTCTTCGACTCTAGTGAGTTGAAGTTTACTGGTACAGCACCAGTGATAAATTCTGCGATTGCCCCAGAAACAAGCTACAGTTTTGTCATCATTGCTACCGATATTGAAGGATTTTCTGCCGTGGAGGTGGAATTCGAATTAGTCATTGGTGCTCACCAATTAACCACCTCTATTCAAAACAGTTTGATAATTAACGTTACTGACACTGGTAACGTTTCGTATGACTTACCTCTGAATTACGTTTATCTGGATGACGATCCTATCACTTCCGATAAATTGGGTTCTATAAACTTACTGGATGCCCCTGATTGGGTTGCATTAGACAATGCTACCATTTCAGGTTCTGTCCCAGGTGAATTGCTAGGTGAAAACTCCAACCCtgcaaatttttctgtgTCCATTTATGACACCTATGGTGATGtgatttatttgaatttcgAAGTGGTTTCCACTACAAATTTGTTTGCCATTAGTTCTCTTCCTAATATTAACGCTACAAGGGGCGAATGGTTTACCTACTATTTTTTGCCCTCTCAGTTTACAGACTACGTGAATACAAATGTTTCGCTAGAGTTTACTAATTCAAGCCAAAATCATGACTGGCTGAAATTTCAATCCTCTAATTTAACCTTGGCAGGCGATGTGCCTGAGAATTTTGATAAGCTTTCATTAGGCCTGAAAGCGAACCAAGGTTCTCAATCTCAGGAATTATATTTCAACATCATTGGCATGGATTCAAAGGTAACTCATTCAAACCACAGTGCCAATGCCACATCTACAAGAAGTTCTCATCGCTCCACTTCAACAAGTTCTCACACAAGTTCTACCCACACTGCAACGGTTTCTTCTACCTCTACTGCTGCTACCTCTACTGCTGCTACTTCTTCTGCTTCAGCAGCGCTCCCGACAGCTAATAAAACCTCCTCTCACAGTAAAAAGGCAGTAGCCATTGCGTGCGGTGTAGCTATCCCGTTAGGCGTTATATTTGTGGCCATCATTTGCTTCCTGATATTTTGGAGACGCAGAAAGGAAAATCCAGacgatgaaaaattaccaCATGGTATAAGTGGACCTGATCTGAATAATCCTGCAAATAATCCAAATCAGGAAAATGCCACACCTTTGAATAATCcatttgatgatgatgctTCTTCATACGATGATACTTCAATAGCAAGAAGATTGGCCGCTTTGAATACTTTGAAGTTGGATAACCATTCTACCTCTGAATCAGATATTTCCAGCATGGACGAAAAGAGAGATTCATCATCAGGTATGAATACATACAATGATCAGTTTCAATCCCAAagtaaagaagaattgttAGCAAAACCCCCAGCACAATCTCCAGGGAGCCCGTTCTTTGACCCACAGAACAGGTCCTCTTCTGTGTATATGGATAGTGAGCCAGCAGTAAGTAAATCCTGGCGATATACTGGCGACCTACCACCAGTCTCTGACAGCGTCAGGGACAGTTACGGATCACAAAAAACCGTCGATACAGAAAACCTTTTCGATTTAGAAGCACCACAGAAGCAAAAACGTACATCAAGAGATGTCACTATGTCTTCATTGGACCCTTGGAATAGCAATATTAGCCCTTCCCCGGTAAGGAATTCAGTAACACCATCACCACATAACGTAACAAAGCATCGCAATCCGCACTTGCAGAATATTCAAGACTCTCGATGTGGAACAAACGGAGTAACTCCCACAACAATGTCGACTTCATCTTCTGACGATTTTGTTCCCGTTAAGGATggtgaaaatttttgttggGTCCATAGCATGGAACCAGACAGAAGACCGagtaagaaaagattaGTCGATTTTTCTAATAAGAGTAATGTTAATGTTGGTCAAGTCAAGGACATCCACGGACGGATCCCAGAAATGCTATGA
- the OM45 gene encoding Om45p (similar to YIL136W), translating into MSSRIIVGSAALAAAITASIMVREQKAKGQRREGNVSVCYNNQEYGTSAPPQWGKLHNIKQGIKEDALSLKDALLGASQKAREEAPEVAKRVISPEEDAQTRKQLGQKAKDSSSQSIFNWGFSEAERRKAIAIGEFDTAKKRFEEAVDRNEKELLSTVMREKKAALDRASIEYERYGKARDFNELSDKLDQQERNSNPLKRLLKSNTGDANTEEAAARSVQGWGETAQEFGREELEEAKRNASSEPSEAQRRLDELKKIKEKGWFGYNKGEQSEQQIAERVARGLEGWGETAAQLSKDEMDDLRWNYENSKKQLDKNVSDAMDSLSKAKEDLKQYGSHWWSGWTSKVDNDKQALKDEAQKKYDEALKKYDDAKNKFKEWNDKGDGKFWSSKKD; encoded by the coding sequence ATGTCATCAAGGATAATCGTCGGCAGTGCAGCATTGGCAGCTGCCATCACAGCTAGCATCATGGTCAGGGAACAGAAAGCCAAGGGCCAGAGAAGAGAGGGCAACGTTTCCGTTTGCTACAACAACCAGGAGTATGGCACCTCAGCACCTCCACAGTGGGGAAAGCTGCATAATATAAAGCAAGGTATAAAGGAAGATGCCTTGTCGTTAAAAGACGCGCTGCTGGGTGCATCTCAGAAGGCTAGGGAAGAAGCGCCAGAAGTAGCCAAGCGTGTGATATCGCCAGAAGAGGATGCCCAGACACGCAAGCAACTTGGTCAAAAAGCCAAGGACTCCTCCTCGCAAAGCATCTTCAATTGGGGGTTCAGCGAGGCGGAGAGAAGGAAAGCTATAGCCATCGGAGAGTTTGATACTGCCAAGAAGCGCTTCGAAGAGGCAGTAGATCGTAACGAGAAGGAGCTCTTGTCCACTGTGATgagagaaaagaaggccGCTCTGGACAGGGCATCTATTGAGTACGAAAGGTACGGGAAAGCCAGGGACTTCAACGAGCTTTCGGACAAGCTAGACCAACAGGAAAGGAACAGTAATCCTTTGAAGCGTCTATTGAAGAGTAACACGGGCGACGCTAACACCGAAGAAGCCGCTGCAAGAAGTGTACAAGGCTGGGGTGAGACGGCCCAGGAGTTTGGTAGAGAGGAGTTGGAGGAGGCCAAGAGAAATGCCTCTTCAGAGCCTAGCGAGGCACAAAGGCGTCTTGACGAGCTGAAGAAGATCAAGGAGAAGGGCTGGTTTGGTTACAACAAAGGGGAACAAAGCGAGCAACAGATTGCTGAAAGAGTAGCCAGAGGTTTAGAAGGATGGGGCGAAACGGCTGCTCAATTATCCAAGGATGAAATGGACGACTTGAGATGGAATTATGAAAATTCGAAGAAACAACTGGACAAGAACGTATCTGATGCAATGGACTCGTTATCTAAGGCCAAGGAGGACTTGAAACAGTACGGTAGCCATTGGTGGTCTGGATGGACATCCAAGGTCGACAATGACAAGCAGGCTTTAAAAGATGAGGCCCAAAAGAAGTACGATGAagcattgaaaaagtaCGATGATGCCaagaacaaattcaaagagtGGAATGATAAGGGTGATGGTAAATTCTGGAGCTCGAAAAAGGACTAG
- the FLX1 gene encoding flavin adenine dinucleotide transporter FLX1 (Protein required for transport of flavin adenine dinucleotide (FAD)~similar to YIL134W) — protein sequence MVDHQWTPLQKEVISGLSAGSITTLVVHPLDLLKVRLQLSATSAQKVHYGPSMVIKEVIRSSASTGHSVINELYRGLSINLFGNAIAWGVYFGLYGVTKELIYKSVTKPGQTQFKGVGNDHKMNSLIYLSAGASSGLMTAILTNPIWVIKTRIMSTSKGAQGAYTSMYNGVQQLLRTDGLQGLWKGLVPALFGVSQGALYFTVYDTLKQRKLRRKSQNGQDNHLTNLETIEITSLGKMISVTLVYPFQLLKSNLQSFKANEQKFKLFPLIKLIIANDGFVGLYKGLSANLLRAVPSTCITFCVYENLKHRL from the coding sequence ATGGTAGATCACCAGTGGACGCCATTACAGAAGGAGGTTATCTCAGGCTTGTCTGCGGGATCCATCACCACATTGGTAGTACACCCATTAGATTTACTCAAGGTTCGTTTGCAGTTATCTGCTACAAGTGCACAAAAGGTCCATTATGGCCCATCTATGGTAATCAAAGAGGTTATACGTTCGTCGGCGAGTACCGGGCATAGTGTTATAAACGAACTGTATCGCGGATTAAGCATAAATTTATTTGGAAATGCCATTGCATGGGGGGTTTATTTCGGTTTATATGGTGTCACGAAAGAACTGATTTACAAATCAGTGACAAAGCCAGGGCAAACACAGTTTAAAGGCGTCGGTAATGACCATAAGATGAATTCGCTCATCTATTTGTCTGCTGGCGCTTCCAGTGGGTTAATGACTGCCATTTTGACAAATCCTATCTGGGTTATAAAGACAAGAATAATGTCTACAAGTAAAGGTGCCCAAGGAGCGTACACTTCTATGTACAATGGTGTGCAACAATTGTTACGAACTGATGGCCTACAGGGCCTATGGAAGGGCCTTGTACCTGCACTATTTGGTGTTTCGCAGGGCGCTTTGTATTTTACAGTTTACGATACTttaaagcaaagaaaattgcgACGGAAGAGCCAAAATGGGCAGGACAATCACTTAACGAACCTTGAGACCATTGAAATCACATCGTTGGGGAAAATGATTTCCGTCACTTTGGTTTACCCTTTTCAATTATTAAAATCAAACTTGCAAAGTTTTAAGGCCAATGAGCAAAAATTCAAGCTCTTTcctttgataaaattaatCATTGCTAATGACGGCTTTGTTGGACTTTATAAGGGTTTATCCGCAAACTTATTGCGAGCTGTTCCATCCACTTGCATTACGTTTTGCGTTTATGAGAACCTTAAACATAGGCTGTAG